In the genome of Parasteatoda tepidariorum isolate YZ-2023 chromosome 10, CAS_Ptep_4.0, whole genome shotgun sequence, the window CATGAAACATGTATTTACTCTGTAAAAGATAATTCCAATGAAGAAACATCTATAAACAGCTTTATGACGATcctatattaaaatcaaacgtTTTTCAGGTATGTGGATATTTGGAAGTTGATTTTCTGAAATCCTCTTAAATGTTACTGAAAATGACTtacagaattaatatttaaatttaaaaaagaaaaaaaaatactagagtGTACTGAAATGGTTTGGTtcgaatgaatattttaacaacaacaaaaaaaaaggtcagTATTCctatattcagaaaataatagGAAGGCCTGTTGTCAAGGAATTACTTCCTTTTAATTGTAACAGAACAACAcagctaaatattttcaacatcaaTCGCTACAGCTATTCTTTTGGAAGAGActgtcaattaaatatttacaaccaCTGTAAgctcttttgaaaacattaaaaatatacaaagtatGGAGCTGACCCTGTAAAGTGAATTAAATGGATAAAATACTTGCCTTGCATCCAATCCACAAACaagtaaaagtattattttcctCCAACTGATTCTGCACATGGCACTCGCGAATATGGTCTAAAATGTCTATGGCAGTGTTGGCATCCGCGGAGGACCATGTACAGTTCAACCATTTACACTCCCCATCGTCCACTGGGCTCGCCCCAGACACACTCTGTTGGTCAACACTCCCCACCTGACTACAGTTCGAGGACGTACAGTCACTATTCAGTTCATGGCAAACACTGCGACTGTTGTCCTCACTGTGACTGTTACTTTCTTCAGTATAGCCACTGAAGTCCGACCTGATGAGGACCACTTTAGGATTTAGGTGAGCCTTCTGTACAAAATGGTGGTCCTCTTCGGTCAAGTTTAACCCGTTGTTGCTCTTGATGCATTCGGCTTTGGTGAAAGGCATCTGGAAAGAATCCTCATCCCGGCAAGCCTGCTCGCCGAAGAACGAGGAAGTATTGTTGTCATTGTCCACTGAGTGGTCATCCACTTCGATTGAAGGGAACTGAGGAGGAGTGACCTCTTCGTGGCAATTGAGGACACAGAAACCATCAGTCCTGGTTTGATTATTACTATTTACACAATTGTTCGACGATGATAACAGGAACTGAAAACTAGAGCCGTTTGGCAGTTTAGGACTTTGTGGAATGGCTGGTTTTCCTGCGAGGGGAAGGCAGAAGTGTTCGAAGTGGTCATCCTCGTGGAGAGCCGCTTCGGGTGAGTTCGACACATAGCCTTTCTCTTCGGACTCGTAACTATTATCGGTCCTAGGACTAAGGTCCAGCAAGGAATCGGAGCGGTCATCCTCTTCTTCATCTTCACACCGACCGAACTGGATGGGAGATATCGATCCCTCTGGAGAGGTAGGGTTGACCAAGGACTTGGCAGGACTAGGCCCCAGGCCGCTGTCCTCACTGTCCGCTCGTAGGCACTCATATGGGCAGTGTTGGGTAGGCACTGGAGGCATGGATTGTGGAGTGATGGGCCGCGACGGTGAGCTTGGCTCACTGGCAATGTCGCTGGCCGAGCTGCTTGATTGACAGGATTCACCGCTACTCGTTATCACCACACtggaaacaaaaaaacatttattagtgGATCACTCTtgtattcatattcaaaactcGAATTTAGTGTATAAACAAGTCAGCAAaacaaaaactcaaatttaGTGCATAAATAAGTCAGCACAACAAACTGATTTTAACTTATGAAGTACACATTATCAAAtaacatagaaattttaaatttaaaaaaactccagattttcaaaaagaattaaaacgaattttagATAACcacttaataaaaaagttatattagtatcatttacaaaatatattattccagcgcttttgaccaaaaaaaataaataaataaataaccttaACTCACTACTCATTATTAACAGTTCAAGTACAGAAAATCAAAGAATCTTACTTTAATAAGAAAGATTAAAAGTTcctaattcatcaaaaaaatatacaccACTAACAGAATAGAATATGCCTGATCTTCTAGGTTTTTCGATTTCGACATATTGTTACTAATTGTTTCTGTGACGTATTTATTCTTCACTAACGATGCGACGCATACTATTAGTCAGCTAGTTCATTGTATCCAGAATTCATTCAAGTGAGAATAAATAACATATACACTTGCGAAATAATCATTGCATCACAGAAATGATGGTAATCTAAAACAAAGAAAGGACAAAGCACCTTTCTAAATTTAAGCAACCGATTGCTTAATATTAAGTCTTTAAATTGTTCCgtcattctaaaaaatatcctatatttaaaattattttaattaaaatttttaaaaatgcttgatatgagtaaaaaatcgttttaaaattgttagcaGTGACTTCGAATCATATTTTCGGTGTCTAAAAGACAGATAAGCTCTAATCACAACAAAATAGTACTTTATAAATCAATGtccaaaaaactaataaatgaaataaatactgaGTATTTATTTCGCGTTTTCATATTGAAAACAAGaatctaagtttaaaattataaaatagttctttGGTACAATTCTCTTAAAAGAAAACGACTTTGGttctgatttcaaaaatatgcaatctGGTAAAGAATTTTAACTGCCGTTTCGTTAcacaaaaaagcaatttatttgagggagaaaaaaaaaaacaatataattttaaaataatattcgaaTAAACCAAGCAAAATTAAACTTCTTAACTTCgctgaaatgaataattatttcttcatcTCCTTAACAACAAACGATCCAACTTCACATGgactaagtaaaaataaatttcttttacagaaaatattcatACAATATCCGACATCGGTACACATAGTTgggataaaatgtttaattgcaTATTGCTTTATTACACAAATagcaattaatttcaataaattatgtaaagcATAAAATTACTTGTAACATCACGTTTATAAGTTCGCCAAAGTTGCGTTgaagaatttttacaatttcttaaaaaaaagtgcaaacgATTTCAGCGTCACATAATCCTTTTTCAAAACTGGCAATACCGTTTGAAGAAATGAGTTCTCTCAGAATGAAAGCAGCGGGAGAAAGTAGATTTTGGTGCGGAGAAGGAACGGAGAAATGTACGGCGTTTGACCGGTCAAGTGTCTGTTATTTCCAGACATAGGCGAGACGATAAAGGAGAGATGAACAACACACGTCCTCCTCCCGATTCAACAGTGCGTGGAACTGATGGGTATTATGCAGAGCGACTGTTTACCGGTAAAATGATTAGGtgggaatgaaataaaaaaaaaagaaagaaaagaaaaatcacacaAAGAAGCAAATGCAAATGATTCTCCGGAAAGTGAGATTGAGAaggtgtttttctttttagctttTTGAATTAATACGGTCAATCACACGTAAATAGTAGTGTGTTTACTGAGAAATGGTATTTTGGCGAATTCTGGAAGGATTGCGGCATTACTTGTTTTTAACCTtgtactgtttttatttatattgaatgtAGAAGCACTGTATTAGGTATATTTGcgagtttaaaagataaattagcAACAATGATAGTTGTTGAGGGCGTCTGTATAAAATATAAGGCCACGAAGCTTTAATTTGACTTCGTCATCTTGTGTTGCTTTTGTTTGTACTGCATCTCATAAATTTGATGGTTTAgattaggggtgcacaacctgcggNGTCATCTTGTGTTGCTTTTGTTTGTACTGCATCTCATAAATTTGATGGTTTAGATGGATTAAAATACACTGTATATGTACTGCATacttgatgatttaaaaaataaattagcaacaGTGAATAGTTGTTGAAAGcgtttgtataaaatataaggCCACGATGCAATTTATCTTCGTCGTGTTGCTTTTGTTTATACTGTATGCAGTTGTACCATCGCAATTTCAATTTGCCCTTGCCGTCTTGTACTTTTGATACTGTAAGCAACTGTACTGCAATTTATATATCtaatagtttgaaatataaattaacaacaacgaCAGTTGTTAAAGAAAGTAGTAACTATGCTGCACTGAAAATATGAATAGCTGAtagttttagataaaattataacgATTAAATTTGTCGAGAAAGTTAGTGAAACGCGTAACCGACCAAAATCTTAAAAGTGACAAGACTAAGGCATACCTCTTTAATTATGCCTAAGTTATatgtaagatataaaataactcatatacttgctatttttctattagaaaccaaataaaccttttttttttcttccaaaaatttgttaagtcattttttttaaagaatatattgaaCTTTATAGGTAcctcaaatcaaaattaattcatttcccTGATTTTGtggttgttttaaattaactctCTAAATTTTCCAGATTGATAAATTTCCCTAGGttagcaataattttgaatattcaaCCGCAAAACGAAGATCTTGAAGACACATTTATGACCAAAAGACCAAGAATATAAACAAagtaatatagatatttatattgattGTAACGCTTATCCATGAACTTTTATCAGTTTATAGCAATTAAATGCAAATCGAAAGACGTCACAATAAATGTCGATgatgtatgcatttaaaaaaacaaataatccaAATATTCAAGATTATTCATCTAAAATGACAGACAGATgagaaaaatagataaaatttcatttccttaaaCAATCTCTCGCGTGTACTTTCCAGAAAAAAGAAGACTATTAAACATCAGAAGACT includes:
- the LOC107439618 gene encoding zinc finger protein jing isoform X1; the encoded protein is MAASGSVELRECAEELDTNSAKNKINAISEVLNGSVCDHTFVFDQNVTDGEDKREELLASCLAASPWINNKNKVNVNRLQSSTAPLTLCSETDPELRRTLRIERAGSTESVVITSSGESCQSSSSASDIASEPSSPSRPITPQSMPPVPTQHCPYECLRADSEDSGLGPSPAKSLVNPTSPEGSISPIQFGRCEDEEEDDRSDSLLDLSPRTDNSYESEEKGYVSNSPEAALHEDDHFEHFCLPLAGKPAIPQSPKLPNGSSFQFLLSSSNNCVNSNNQTRTDGFCVLNCHEEVTPPQFPSIEVDDHSVDNDNNTSSFFGEQACRDEDSFQMPFTKAECIKSNNGLNLTEEDHHFVQKAHLNPKVVLIRSDFSGYTEESNSHSEDNSRSVCHELNSDCTSSNCSQVGSVDQQSVSGASPVDDGECKWLNCTWSSADANTAIDILDHIRECHVQNQLEENNTFTCLWIGCKVFERTSCSRSWLDRHILLHGGSKPFRCIVDGCNQRFGSEVVLQRHVNSHFPQSRSNKGNDSSRLYRKRRHKHRKRPQFHKCKDFIDDATMEHLRHNLFQLSSIEGMGTGGPPSAITFHSTIIGRRMGESGKMFYLLRWDPRDILPDSWVSEAEIPSNTEKVIPFSRLPPELLQLSSLEALNKSGILPKPGKRKRK
- the LOC107439618 gene encoding uncharacterized protein isoform X2 — encoded protein: MCSVVITSSGESCQSSSSASDIASEPSSPSRPITPQSMPPVPTQHCPYECLRADSEDSGLGPSPAKSLVNPTSPEGSISPIQFGRCEDEEEDDRSDSLLDLSPRTDNSYESEEKGYVSNSPEAALHEDDHFEHFCLPLAGKPAIPQSPKLPNGSSFQFLLSSSNNCVNSNNQTRTDGFCVLNCHEEVTPPQFPSIEVDDHSVDNDNNTSSFFGEQACRDEDSFQMPFTKAECIKSNNGLNLTEEDHHFVQKAHLNPKVVLIRSDFSGYTEESNSHSEDNSRSVCHELNSDCTSSNCSQVGSVDQQSVSGASPVDDGECKWLNCTWSSADANTAIDILDHIRECHVQNQLEENNTFTCLWIGCKVFERTSCSRSWLDRHILLHGGSKPFRCIVDGCNQRFGSEVVLQRHVNSHFPQSRSNKGNDSSRLYRKRRHKHRKRPQFHKCKDFIDDATMEHLRHNLFQLSSIEGMGTGGPPSAITFHSTIIGRRMGESGKMFYLLRWDPRDILPDSWVSEAEIPSNTEKVIPFSRLPPELLQLSSLEALNKSGILPKPGKRKRK